From one uncultured Methanoregula sp. genomic stretch:
- a CDS encoding carbohydrate-binding protein has protein sequence MTTNNRLLFILAGICMIACMAIPVNAWQDQVFSPFVDTGLYPDQPLSTISGSTGVRYYTLAFITGSSSGAPMWAGTIPVSDHHYLDEVKKVRAAGGDVIISFGGADGSELATLVTDADTLQARYQSVIDAYDATWIDFDIEGAAVTDTVSVNRRNTVIARLQAANPGLRVSYTLPAEPDGLTANGLSILRNAAGNGVRVNVVNIMTMDFGAYYAPNPDGKMGDYAVEAAESVEKQLQVLYPEKSSSQVYRMIGITPMIGRNDVQAEVFTLADAKKVEAYAKEHGIGLLAMWSLARDNGSGAGAAWASATSSGLVQEDFAFSRIFNAITGSQPVITPTPTVTSTPAPTVTVTATPTPAPTSTPSGDVTAWRADATYVNGDRVTYGADTYTAQWWTKNEIPGKAAVWKRVTTGSSGPVAWDSSAVYTAGDLVTSNGLVYQAQWWTTGDIPGTASVWKRVTSPVVTTTTAPAPTVTVTATPTPVPTSTPSGDVTAWRADATYVNGNRVTYGADTYTAQWWTKNEIPGKAAVWKRVTTGSSGPVAWDSSAVYTAGDLVTSNGLVYQAQWWTTGDIPGTASVWKRVTSPVVTTTTAPAPTVTVTATPTPVPTSTPSGDVTAWRADATYVNGNRVTYGADTYTAQWWTKNEIPGKAAVWKRVTTAGSTPVAWDTTAVYTAGDTVISNGLVYQAQWWTTGDIPGTASVWKRVTST, from the coding sequence ATGACTACCAACAACCGTTTACTGTTCATCCTTGCAGGGATCTGTATGATCGCCTGCATGGCGATCCCGGTCAATGCATGGCAGGATCAGGTTTTCTCACCCTTTGTCGATACCGGGCTGTACCCGGACCAGCCACTTTCAACTATATCCGGTTCTACCGGCGTCCGGTATTACACTCTCGCTTTCATCACGGGCAGCAGTTCGGGAGCGCCCATGTGGGCGGGAACGATCCCGGTTAGCGACCACCACTATCTTGATGAAGTAAAAAAGGTCAGGGCAGCGGGTGGCGATGTGATCATCTCGTTTGGAGGGGCAGACGGATCGGAACTGGCCACGCTGGTTACCGATGCGGATACGCTCCAGGCCCGCTACCAGTCGGTGATTGATGCATACGATGCGACATGGATCGATTTCGATATCGAGGGTGCGGCAGTTACGGATACGGTCTCGGTTAACCGCAGGAACACCGTGATTGCCCGGCTCCAGGCAGCAAATCCCGGTCTCCGTGTCAGCTATACCCTCCCTGCTGAGCCCGATGGACTGACGGCTAACGGCCTGTCGATCCTCCGGAATGCAGCCGGAAATGGCGTACGGGTTAATGTCGTCAATATTATGACTATGGATTTTGGAGCATATTACGCTCCCAACCCCGACGGGAAGATGGGAGATTATGCTGTCGAGGCTGCAGAAAGCGTGGAAAAACAGCTGCAGGTTTTATATCCTGAAAAGAGTTCTTCGCAGGTCTACAGGATGATCGGGATCACCCCCATGATCGGGCGAAACGATGTCCAGGCGGAAGTGTTCACGCTTGCCGATGCAAAAAAAGTCGAAGCATATGCAAAGGAACACGGCATCGGGCTGCTTGCGATGTGGTCACTTGCGAGGGACAATGGATCCGGGGCGGGTGCAGCCTGGGCGTCAGCAACATCCAGCGGCCTTGTGCAGGAAGATTTCGCATTCTCCAGAATTTTCAATGCGATCACCGGTTCTCAGCCGGTGATTACGCCAACCCCAACGGTTACGTCAACCCCGGCCCCAACCGTGACCGTCACTGCGACACCCACGCCCGCCCCGACATCAACACCATCCGGTGATGTGACGGCATGGAGGGCTGACGCGACTTATGTTAACGGTGACCGGGTCACTTACGGGGCAGATACCTATACGGCACAGTGGTGGACGAAAAATGAGATCCCCGGAAAAGCCGCGGTATGGAAACGGGTAACGACCGGCAGTTCAGGCCCGGTCGCATGGGATTCTTCAGCGGTTTATACTGCGGGAGATTTGGTAACCAGCAACGGGTTGGTGTACCAGGCCCAGTGGTGGACAACCGGTGACATCCCCGGAACTGCCAGTGTCTGGAAACGGGTAACCTCCCCTGTCGTCACAACGACAACGGCACCGGCACCAACCGTGACCGTCACTGCGACACCCACGCCAGTCCCGACATCAACACCATCCGGTGATGTGACGGCATGGAGGGCTGACGCGACCTATGTTAACGGGAACCGGGTCACTTACGGGGCAGATACCTATACGGCACAGTGGTGGACGAAAAACGAGATCCCCGGAAAAGCCGCGGTATGGAAACGGGTAACGACCGGCAGTTCAGGCCCGGTCGCATGGGATTCTTCAGCGGTTTATACTGCGGGAGATTTGGTAACCAGCAACGGGTTGGTGTACCAGGCCCAGTGGTGGACAACCGGTGACATCCCCGGAACTGCCAGTGTCTGGAAACGGGTAACCTCCCCTGTCGTCACAACGACAACGGCACCGGCACCAACCGTGACCGTCACTGCGACACCCACGCCAGTCCCGACATCAACACCATCCGGTGATGTGACGGCATGGAGGGCTGACGCGACCTATGTTAACGGGAACCGGGTCACTTACGGGGCAGATACCTATACGGCACAGTGGTGGACGAAAAACGAGATCCCCGGAAAAGCCGCGGTATGGAAACGGGTCACAACCGCTGGTTCAACTCCCGTTGCATGGGACACAACTGCTGTTTACACTGCGGGAGATACGGTGATCAGCAACGGACTGGTGTACCAGGCCCAGTGGTGGACAACCGGCGACATCCCCGGAACCGC